ggaaacaacctaagtgtccactgacagatgcatacttaaagaagctgtggtgtatatacatatattcattatatatatatataaaacagaatattatttagccattaaaaatgaggaaatcctaacacttgtggcaacatggatggaccttgaaggcattatgccaagtgaaataagtcagaaagagagagataaaaattatatgatctcacatatgtggaatctaaaaacaaaacaaaacaaaaaaccaaaaaacccaaactaaaaCCCAAACATGGAAAGAGGATCAGATCAGACTTAAagttaccagaggcagaggagaggagatgggagaattggaggaaggtggtcaaaaggtacaaacttccagttataagataaataagtactagggatgtaatgtacaatatgataacTATAGCTAATATTGCTGTATGATATATAGAAAAGTTAAtaagtaaatcctaagaattccCATAACAAGGAGAAAGTGTTTCCTTTAATcttgtttcttatctttttattgtaTGTATGAGAAGATGGATATTAGCTGAACCTATTacggtaatcattttacaatatatgtaaatcaaaccgtcatgctgtatgccttaaacttatacagtgatgtttatcaattatttctcaatagagctgggaaaaaagttttaaaaaagacattatgTCATGATGAAggggtcaattctccaagaaaacaTAATAATCCTTAACATATATGTGTAAATAGCAGGGCATCAAAATACATatggcaaaaactgaaagaactacaaggagaaatagatgaattcaTTATTATAGCTGGCGATTTCAAGACTTCTCTATTAGAAATGAACAGAAAGTCAATAAGGATGTAGTTGAACTCAACAAAACCATCAATTAACTGTATACTATAGATGTGTATAGACTATATCTAACAAtagaagaatacacatttttctccagCTCACATAAGACAAATCACCAAAATTGACCACATTCTGGATCATAAAGCCACACTTAcatataaaagaatagaaatcataaaaTGTCTATTCACATACCATAATGGAACTAAACTAGAAATGAGTACCAGTAAAATAGCTGGGAAAATctcaaatatgtggagattaaaaaacacacttctaaataagaTATGGACcaataaaaaaatctcaagagaaattaaatattttggacgaaatgaaaatgaaaagacagcttaTCAAAATGTGGGATGTGGGATGCCATGAAAGCAGTGGTTAAAGTGAAGTTTATAGCAGTGAATGCctatattacaaaaaaagaaaaatctaaactcAATTATCTAAGCTTCCATCTTAGGAAACTAGAAACAAGagcaaattaaatacaaagtaagcagaagaagagaaataataaaaattagagcaggaatcagtgaaattgaaaacagaaaagcaacagaaaaaagtcaatgaaatCTAAAGctcattctttgaaaagatcaataaaatcaataaatcaggctatgaaaaaaagaggacaaattactaacatcagaaatgaaagaggggatataaccatggacattaaaaggataataaaagtaTGCTATGAACAACTCTATACCTACAAAGGTGATATTAAGTGAagtggaccaattccttgaaaggcACAATATGCCAGACTCAACAAGAATAAATAGACAATTTGAATAGGcgtatatctattaaagaaattgaatcaacaGTGAATAACTTTCCAAAACAAATATCATTAGgcctggatggcttcactggtgaattctaccaagcgtttaaggaagaaattataccactgccctacaatctctttcagaagatagaagcagagggaatatTTCCTAACTAGTCCtgtgaagccagcattaccctaataccaaaaccagacaaagacatacCAAGAAAACACCAATAtctttcatgaaaataaatacaaaagtcctcaacaaaatattagccaatCAAATGCAACAATGCatcataaaaatcataaaattgtaCACCACTACCACTTGGGATTACCCAGGTATGCCAGGTTGgttcaacattagaaaatcaattaGTAATCTGTCACAAcagtctaaagaagaaaaactatataaTCCTTTCACTCCACTACTTGACATTTACCCAAAGAAGCTGATAACTTATAGCCACAGAAAACCCTGTAcagggatgtttatagcagctctattcataacTGGCAAAAGccggaagcaaccaagatgtccttcggtaggtgagtggataaactgtGGCATATCCaggcaatgaaatattattgagtactaaaaagaaatgagctatcaagctatgaaaataCATGGCAGACACTTAAATTCATATTACTGAATGAgagaagccaacctgaaaaggctacatacagACTGTATTCTTTCGACTctatgacatcctggaaaaggcaaaactatggagacagtaaagagatcagtgtttgccaaggggcaggggggagggagggattaaCAGGCAGAGCAGACAAGTTTATggcagtgaaattactctgtatgatcatataatggtagatacatgtcattatacatttgtccaaattcaTAGAACgtgcaacaccaagagtgaatcctaacataaactatggactttgggtgataatgatgtgtcagtgtaggttcatcagctgtaacaaatgtaccactctggtgggggctGTTGACAGTGGGGGAGGCTATGCGTGTACGGTGGGAGGaagtatatggaaaatctctgtacattctgctcagttttgctatAAACCTAATACTgctctaaaaaaacaaagtctactaaaaaaaaaaaaaaaaaaaaaaacccaaggcaCAAATGtgcttgtcttgttccagaaatAGCAAAGAAACCACTGTGGTTTCTCGCTATTGGAAGAGAGGAAtggaaagagaggcagaggcCTGGACACCTAAGGCCTCTCAGACTAAGGGGAGAAGTGAAAATACAGTTGTTTCGAGCCATTTAGTGTTCCCTAATGGCTTGTTTTCACAAAAGCATAGTGAAATAGAAATAGTTGATGGTTATAATGAGGAGTCTGTAAACTGAATTATGAATAATACACTCCATTTTCTAGAGAAATCTTGAAAAAATGTATCACTGTATTTACTTCCCTGAGTGAATAGTTATGTTTCTAATACTTGAACATATTTTCTAGATATCAAAGACTCTTAAGGAGTAGGGTCTTTCCTGCCACTAGGATGCCATAGCACCAGGCACCATGTCTCCATCCTTCATTAAGCCTGAGCACTTGCTTGTGCACTGGTGCTGCTAATAACCTACGACACCCAACAGGTCCTCAGCCACTGCTCTACAGAGCATCCCAACCTGTCTGTAAATGCCTTCCCCTCAAAATCATGGAATTTTCTCAACTGAAATAGATTTTCTGTCTCCCTATTTCAAAGCCTGAAGCATTGCGAGATTCATGCTACTTTAACTCGTGCTAGGTTAACTCTTTAACCTAAAAAGTAACTACCCGATGAACAGTATGAGTAAAACTAAATGTATTTATCTTAAATATTCTAGGTTAGATTTTCAGGagttaataagtaaaataaattatattctagATGTTTCATAAATGTTGACTTCATGTTTCTGACCACATAAATTGGTGACACTGAAATTCAATGACCTCTGTTGCATACTGTGAGAATGGTCTTAAACCAAAATTTTCAGCTAAAAATGGTGTAATTCAGAATTTGCTTACTGAATTGAATTAACGTTCTGCATTAAGGATAAACACTGTGGGAATAATTCTGGTATACTGGGTTGGTGGTTTTGTGCAGGACGCTTAGAATACCACAGCTCTTACAATAATTGTATACTCTTCTGGCTTGTTTCCCAGATTTGCTTGAAAAGGGTCAGAGGACAGGATGAAATTAATGACATGTGAATGCTAACACCCAATTAGAGTTGTCTTCAAAGGAGTAATTAGGCTAGACTTAGTAAGAGGGGATTCTGAGAAGAAAAAGCTTTAGGCATAATATAcaccaaaggaaaagaagaagtgaAACAAGGCAACTCTAGGAGATTGGAGTTGATTAATATTTcaggaagtgattttttttatcatcttatctttaaaataatataaatatggtGAGACAGAGATGAATGGAGAGGGATGGTCACCAATCTCAGACTAGGAGCAAGGGTGTGAACACTGGGACCCTTCCTGGGGCATATACCCTGGGATTGTGATTTTAGGATCCCTACTCCCTTTATGAAGGAGACGGGTTTTGCtttccaaaacaacaaaaacagcaccAACAGCGGCAGTAAACACTTGAACTGTGCTCACCATGTGTATAGTGCCTGCCACCTAttaatctgtttcatttctccatctgtaaatagggtttatattattattacatcTCCACAACAACCCCTAGAGTGCAATAAGCGACTTGCTTAAGGTCATACAGGTAGGTATGATCAGAAGGCAGATTGAACCCGGAAGCCTAGCGCGGAATGCTGAGCCCTCATTCACTGCACTATATGTGTCttagggaggggaagggacacaCACAAAATGCTAGCTCTTTCTGCACTTATCTTAGTGTCAATTCTCCAGTgcctcccttcccacaccctgaGCCTCTTAATTTGCCCAACACAGCACCTTCCTTACTTTGCCCTGCCATTCTCTTCCCCTTCGGACCCAAAGGCTCCAGTAGGTAGAAGATGAAAAGCAACTGCTCCGTCAGGTATAGGGCTTTCTTCTTAGCACAATCGCTAATACTCATTGAAAATCCTTGATTAGACGCACGGGTTTAGGAGTATTCACTGAACGCTCAGAGTGGGAACGTTTATCAGGAATGCAAATACTTCCTAGCATACGTTTTTTAACTTAAAAGCGTAAAAAATTCTCAGACAACTCACTTCTGAATAGGAACCTTCACCCGCAGCTCTCACCCCGGCGCCTCATTGCACGGCACTGGCCACGAGGAGGCAGTGGCGGTCATGGAGTCGCACCCAGCGACTGCGCGGGGCTCGGCCATCGCTTGCTCTCGCCTGGCGCGCCGCTCTCGGCCGTGGATTAGCGCAGCTGGGGACGTGGGAAGCCgcgggccccgcccccagccggCGGATGCGGCGGCCCAGCGCGGCAGTCGGCGCTGCAAGCGGAGCGGCGAAGAGGGTGCGACCGGCGAGCAGGGGCCCAGGAGTACTCGCCGCCTTCCGGGCTCCCCTCCGCGCTCCAGGGCGCGGGCACCACTGCGGGCCCCTCGGGCGGGCGCCGGGCTCGGGGCTCCAGGAGTCTGGGGCCGCCCGCCGGGGCGCCGGGACCATGGCTCTGCGCGCCCGGGCTCTGTACGACTTCAGATCGGAGAACCCGGGCGAGATCTCTCTGCGGGAGCACGAGGTGCTGAGCCTGTGCAGTGAGCAGGACATCGAGGGCTGGCTCGAGGGGGTCAACAGTCGCGGGGACCGCGGCCTCTTCCCGGCCTCGTACGTTCAGGTGATCCGCGCCCCCGAGCCCGGGCCGGCGGGCGACGGCGGCCCGGGAGCCTCGGGCGCTCCGGCCCGCTACGCCAACGTGCCCCCCGGAGGCTTCGAGCCCCTGCCCGCCGCGCCGCCCGCCTCCTTCAAGCCGCCGCCCGATGCCTTCCAGCCACTGCTGCAGCCGCAGCAGGCGCCGCCGCCGAGCACCTTCCATCCGCCAGGCGCGGGCTTCCCGTACGGCGGGGGCGCCCTGCAGCCGTCGCCGCAGCAGCTCTACGGCGGCGGCTACCAGGCCAGCCAGGGCAGCGACGATGACTGGGACGACGAGTGGGACGACAGCTCCACGGTGGCTGACGAGCCGGGTGCGCTGGGCAGCGGCACGTACCCGGACCTCGACGGCTCGTCGTCTGGGGGCGTCGGCGCGGCGGGCCGCTACCGCCTGTCCACACGCTCCGACCTGTCGCTAGGCTCCCGTGGCGGCTCAGTACCTCCGCAGCACCACCCGTCTGGGGCCAAGAGCTCGGCCACCGTGAGCCGTAACCTCAACCGCTTTTCCACCTTCGTCAAATCGGGCGGAGAGGCCTTCGTGCTCGGCGAGGCATCGGGCTTCGTGAAGGATGGAGACAAGCTGTGCGTGGTGCTGGGGCCCTACGGCCCTGAGTGGCAGGAGAACCCCTACCCTTTCCAGTGCACCATTGACGACCCCACCAAGCAGACCAAGTTCAAGGGCATGAAGAGCTACATTTCCTACAAGCTGGTGCCCACGCACACGCAGGTGCCGGTGCACCGGCGCTATAAACACTTCGACTGGTTGTACGCGCGCCTGGCTGAGAAGTTCCCGGTCATCTCGGTACCCCACCTGCCCGAGAAGCAGGCCACGGGCCGCTTCGAGGAGGACTTCATCTCCAAGCGCAGAAAAGGGCTGATCTGGTGGATGAACCACATGGCCAGCCACCCTGTGCTGGCGCAGTGCGACGTCTTCCAGCACTTCCTAACGTGCCCCAGCAGCACGGACGAGAAGGCCTGGAAACAGGGCAAGAGGAAGGCCGAGAAGGATGAGATGGTTGGCGCCAACTTCTTCCTGACCCTGAGCACGCCCCCAGCTGCCGCCCTTGACCTGCAGGAAGTGGAGAGCAAGATCGACGGCTTCAAGTGCTTCACCAAGAAGATGGACGACAGTGCGCTGCAGCTCAACCACACGGCCAACGAGTTTGCGCGCAAGCAGGTTACGGGCTTCAAGAAGGAATATCAGAAGGTGGGCCAGTCCTTCCGTGGCCTCAGCCAGGCCTTTGAGCTGGACCAACAGGCCTTCTCGGCTGGCCTGAACCAGGCCATCGCCTTCACCGGAGATGCCTATGACGCCATCGGCGAGCTCTTCGCCGAGCAGCCCAGGCAGGACCTGGACCCAGTCATGGACCTTTTAGCACTGTATCAGGGGCACCTGGCCAACTTCCCTGACATCATCCACGTTCAGAAAGGTAAATCCTGTCCTTCAGAGCAGATGGTGTGAAATGTGTTGTTCAGGCGAAAGGGTGACTTTGACGGAAATACCATTGTCTGTTTCAGACTAATATCCTACTGGTTGGGAAGCTAGCAGGGATGTGGATAGTTAGGTGTGCCCCCAGCATCGCTTGGATTGTGGGCAGGTCGCTTCCTCTGTAAAGTATTTCCAGGAAGTGAGTGCTCTTCAGAGCAGGTTCTGAGAGTACTTTTGATGGCAGTGCTGTCATTTTAGAGTTGAAATAGTTAGGTAATGAGCTTCTGGAGTTTGTAATCTTACGTCTAGGGTAGAATTAGAAGGGGACCCAAGCCGTGTTAGGCATCTGAACACTGCAGTGTCACTTAGCCATGGGCTTCTGGAAGCATGGAAATAGTGGGGAAGACTGGATATCTGCAGATAAAGCTAAGTCcagcttcccccccccccccataccgTACCTCTCAGTTCTTACAGTGGTAGAGGAATTAGGGTCAGTTCTCTGAGTATTAGCGGGGGCAGCTTAGGAATCTCCTGCACAGGCTTCTTTCTTGCCGTCTTTCTGAAATGAGATAAAAGACTTAATTACAGAAAGTTTTCAGAAATTGAGTTTCTTTCAGCCCAGTCAGTTTGAGTTTGGAGTCTATTGACCGattgaaattaatattatttaggAAAATGATGTAAGGAGGCTGCATAGAAACTACAGAATCTGTGTTGTGTCAGAGAGCAGCGTTTGTGGAATCCCAGTGAGTTAGCTGCCCAGCTGTCAGCTTGTTTTAGTAGTAGCGTTACTGTCCCTGACTTTCGTTAAAGCACTGAAATTTGCAGATTGTTTTCTTAT
The sequence above is a segment of the Camelus ferus isolate YT-003-E chromosome 3, BCGSAC_Cfer_1.0, whole genome shotgun sequence genome. Coding sequences within it:
- the SNX18 gene encoding sorting nexin-18 isoform X2; protein product: MRRPSAAVGAASGAAKRVRPASRGPGVLAAFRAPLRAPGRGHHCGPLGRAPGSGLQESGAARRGAGTMALRARALYDFRSENPGEISLREHEVLSLCSEQDIEGWLEGVNSRGDRGLFPASYVQVIRAPEPGPAGDGGPGASGAPARYANVPPGGFEPLPAAPPASFKPPPDAFQPLLQPQQAPPPSTFHPPGAGFPYGGGALQPSPQQLYGGGYQASQGSDDDWDDEWDDSSTVADEPGALGSGTYPDLDGSSSGGVGAAGRYRLSTRSDLSLGSRGGSVPPQHHPSGAKSSATVSRNLNRFSTFVKSGGEAFVLGEASGFVKDGDKLCVVLGPYGPEWQENPYPFQCTIDDPTKQTKFKGMKSYISYKLVPTHTQVPVHRRYKHFDWLYARLAEKFPVISVPHLPEKQATGRFEEDFISKRRKGLIWWMNHMASHPVLAQCDVFQHFLTCPSSTDEKAWKQGKRKAEKDEMVGANFFLTLSTPPAAALDLQEVESKIDGFKCFTKKMDDSALQLNHTANEFARKQVTGFKKEYQKVGQSFRGLSQAFELDQQAFSAGLNQAIAFTGDAYDAIGELFAEQPRQDLDPVMDLLALYQGHLANFPDIIHVQKVWSWKPASVLQQQAKTKTSDLPPTTAQWLKCNYWLYGKDKRPSVINLKTRTLCFLMILSYLTSSGMKITLLDLCSTWKRLVL
- the SNX18 gene encoding sorting nexin-18 isoform X3; translation: MRRPSAAVGAASGAAKRVRPASRGPGVLAAFRAPLRAPGRGHHCGPLGRAPGSGLQESGAARRGAGTMALRARALYDFRSENPGEISLREHEVLSLCSEQDIEGWLEGVNSRGDRGLFPASYVQVIRAPEPGPAGDGGPGASGAPARYANVPPGGFEPLPAAPPASFKPPPDAFQPLLQPQQAPPPSTFHPPGAGFPYGGGALQPSPQQLYGGGYQASQGSDDDWDDEWDDSSTVADEPGALGSGTYPDLDGSSSGGVGAAGRYRLSTRSDLSLGSRGGSVPPQHHPSGAKSSATVSRNLNRFSTFVKSGGEAFVLGEASGFVKDGDKLCVVLGPYGPEWQENPYPFQCTIDDPTKQTKFKGMKSYISYKLVPTHTQVPVHRRYKHFDWLYARLAEKFPVISVPHLPEKQATGRFEEDFISKRRKGLIWWMNHMASHPVLAQCDVFQHFLTCPSSTDEKAWKQGKRKAEKDEMVGANFFLTLSTPPAAALDLQEVESKIDGFKCFTKKMDDSALQLNHTANEFARKQVTGFKKEYQKVGQSFRGLSQAFELDQQAFSAGLNQAIAFTGDAYDAIGELFAEQPRQDLDPVMDLLALYQGHLANFPDIIHVQKETAPGPQNGKPGAGQSVLWDRVSPHGGSVWCPPDSN
- the SNX18 gene encoding sorting nexin-18 isoform X1, with the translated sequence MRRPSAAVGAASGAAKRVRPASRGPGVLAAFRAPLRAPGRGHHCGPLGRAPGSGLQESGAARRGAGTMALRARALYDFRSENPGEISLREHEVLSLCSEQDIEGWLEGVNSRGDRGLFPASYVQVIRAPEPGPAGDGGPGASGAPARYANVPPGGFEPLPAAPPASFKPPPDAFQPLLQPQQAPPPSTFHPPGAGFPYGGGALQPSPQQLYGGGYQASQGSDDDWDDEWDDSSTVADEPGALGSGTYPDLDGSSSGGVGAAGRYRLSTRSDLSLGSRGGSVPPQHHPSGAKSSATVSRNLNRFSTFVKSGGEAFVLGEASGFVKDGDKLCVVLGPYGPEWQENPYPFQCTIDDPTKQTKFKGMKSYISYKLVPTHTQVPVHRRYKHFDWLYARLAEKFPVISVPHLPEKQATGRFEEDFISKRRKGLIWWMNHMASHPVLAQCDVFQHFLTCPSSTDEKAWKQGKRKAEKDEMVGANFFLTLSTPPAAALDLQEVESKIDGFKCFTKKMDDSALQLNHTANEFARKQVTGFKKEYQKVGQSFRGLSQAFELDQQAFSAGLNQAIAFTGDAYDAIGELFAEQPRQDLDPVMDLLALYQGHLANFPDIIHVQKGALTKVKESRRHVEEGKMEVQKADGIQDRCNTISFATLAEIHHFHQIRVRDFKSQMQHFLQQQIIFFQKVTQKLEEALHKYDSV